Genomic segment of Desulfuromonas sp.:
CTGGAATATCGTTCTGGCAAAAATGGCTTCATGACACGATTAGGTCGTCAGGCTGTTTTCGCCGGGGTCGCCAGTGAATCTATTGATGGAATTTATCTTGATACAGCCCTTCCCTCTTCTCTGAAGTTGTCGTTATACGCCGGACAACCGGTATCTCTTGTCGATACAAATGGCAGAGATGGCGACTCCATTTATGGTGGTCGCTTGAGCATAAGACGGAACAACCTTGACCTTGGAGTTTCATACAAGTTAATTGAAAACGACAGCAACGACGCCGAAGAAATGGCCGGCATTGATTACGGTTTTTCCATGGACAGGTTTTTCTTCAGCGGACTGAGCAGTTACAACCTGGTCACCGAAGATTTTGCCGAACATTCATTCGATGCGGCCTATACTCTGGAGACAGACCAAATCCGTGCATTCTATCATCTTTTCACATTTAAAGACTATTTCGGTACCGATGCCAACAACGCCAACCCGTTCAGAATCCTTGCTCTCGCCTCTGAAGAACTATCGAACTACGGACTGGAATTCACCAGAAACGCCTCCGCAGCTCTTAACTTTGGCATCAAGTTGTCCCGCAACGATTACGACCTGAAAGAATCTTCAAATTACCTCGCAGTACTGGCCGACTGGAGCGGCGATTCATCCAGCCTTGGTGGCGAGTTCGGCATCAGTGAAGGAGAAAACGGGCGAAACGACATGATGATTGCCAGGGGATATATCACAACCCGGATGGGAGGAAACAAAATCGTCGATCAACTGAGCCTCGATCTTCTTTATGCACTTTATGATCAGCCGATATTTGGCGAAGACAGTTCCTTATTTGCCTCTGTTGCCGCTTCGCGAAAATTATCCAAAAGAATCACGTTGAAGATCTATGCCGATTACGAAAGTAATCCATACTTTAATAGTGATATCCGTGGATTTGCGTCACTTGTCTATAACTATACCGCCAACTAAACAGGAGCTCCCGTTATGCCTGCAAAAATAAAATCGCTAACATTCATCCCGCTTGCCCTGGCAGCCATATCCCTGGCTGCTTGCGTTGCCGCCTACAAACTCCCGGCTGAGCATCCAGAAGAACTTGATGCGACTCGACCGGTCTGCACCGATTGCCATGACGCCAGCGACGGCAATATCAATTATGCCCGATTCACCCACACCATCAGTTGGGGCGATAATCACAGATTGGCTGCTTACCAGAATGAACAGGTCTGTGCGATGTGCCATCAACAGAGCTACTGCAACGACTGCCACGGCGTCCGGGTTGAATTAAAACCTTCAACCAGATCACCTGACGAGGTCTTACGCCAAATGCCGCATCGCGGCGACTTTCTCAGTCGTCACAGGATTGAAGGCCGAATAAACCCGACCAGCTGTTTCCGCTGCCACGGCAATCCGAAGACAGCCCAAACCTGCGCACCCTGCCACGGTTAACTGATTAAAAGGAAGAAGTTATGAAGAACATAATATTGATCTTGCTAGCGTTTACGACTCTTTTCATCGGGGCCTGTTCCGATGAGAATACCAACGCGGTCTTTGCCGCCCATCCGGACGGGTGGCTCACAGCACATCCCGGAAACATTCAATATGGAATCGATAATTTCATAGCAGAGTGCGGCATTTGTCACAGTCTCGACCTCAGAGGGACTCCGGGAGCCCCAAGCTGCTATTCGGCGTCATATAACGGCATCTCCTGCCACGCCTCTGGCCCCGTTCCGCACAAACTCGACGGCAGTTTCCTCGACGAAAACAATCATGGGCCGTTGGCAAAGAGCGACCTGACATTGTGCCAATCCTGCCATTCCGACAATCCGAATGGTGGTCCGGGAAGCAACCCGCGTTTCAATGTCGGCATCGACAGTGCCGAAGGCACGGGCTGTGAAGCCGCGGCATGTCATTCGACAAATTTGGCCCATCCTGATACCTGGGCAGGGCCGAGCAACGATCGCTATCACTATTCAGCAGGGAACATTCAGCAGGCCTGTACCCTCTGCCACGGCGCAGGATTTTCAGGAAGTGCCATAACCCCAACCCTTTGCTCCTATTGCCATGCCGAAATGACAAACTTCACCCTCGACTGCACCGCCTGTCATGATTTACCGCCCACCACTGCCGGCACAACAAATCATTCAACCATTACTGACCCAGGGCCTACGGTCGCAGACATTACCCCTCATAATGTCTGTGCAACCTGTCACGGAGTCAAAGAATCGGCCACTGGTGGAGTACTTTCCAATAATGCAAATTACGCGTTATTCAACAAGGCAACCGATACCATCGGTGACCACTGGGACGGTAAGATCAATATGAATTCTGACACAGCCTACAACGAGGGCACTGGTGGATGTGACAGTGCCGGGTGTCATCCCGGCAACGGGGACTACACACTTCCGGATTCAGGTCTCACAGTCGCCCTCGGAGCCTACGGCGTCGGAGCACCTCACCCTACGGGTCAGGATTGGCTGCTGCCTTCGGGTCACGTTGCCAGTGTAGATTCAACCTGTGTCCCCTGTCATACATTAGCAGGCGGCGGACAGAACCCGGCTTGCAATGATTGCCACGTCAACAATGGAAACAACAATCCGGTTCTCGCTAACTGTGTCTCTTGTCACTCTGAACCGCCAGGCACATCTTCAACGGCATTTGGAGACCGACCCGACAGACAAGGAGCACACAACGAACATGATGGTTTCACTGCAACAACCCTGGATTGTTCAGCCTGTCATGACGGCGGCGGAACCGGAGAATTGAGCCACTATGATCGATCTGACCAGACAACGCCAAACTACCCGGCCGACGTCAATCTGCTGGCAAGTTTCAATTCGAACAGTCATGGGGCAGCAAGTTATTCAGGCGCTACTTGTTCTGGTGTGAATTGCCACGGCGGCTTAACTACCCCGAACTGGTTAACCGGTACGTTGAACGTCAATACCCAGTGCACCAGTTGCCATCAAAGAGACACTGTTGGAGGTGAAGATAACAGTTACACCAACCCGGACGACAAATCTCACACATACCACCTCGGCAATCCGGATGGTGTCAATATTACCTGTACCAGCTGCCACAATACGACAAAACTTGCAATTACCCACTTCACCAATCTGGCCAATCCCGCTCAATGGCTAGATTCCGCTGGAGCAACTATTGGTGGAGGATCGACAAGAATTACAGACACGAACTGGACTGACTCTTCGAATTCATGTAACCCGAGTTGCCACGATCGTGAGACCTGGTAACAATTAAAGTAACCAGAGAACAAAGAGGCCGGCAATTTGCCGGCCTCTTCAGGTAAATATCAAAGGTTTGATGATCCATCCGTTAAATCTGTAAACTCGACCCCTTATTCATCTTCCAAACCGAAAGACGTCTCACGCCCGTTCGCACCACTCACTCGGGGTCGCAGAGAAAGGCAATTCAAGGTCTTGGTTGTGGGTTATAACCAAAAAACATCTATTTTGTGATTTTCCCTCAGCGCCCTCAGCGCCCTCTGCGCGACAATTATTAATTAGACTTGTGTATTGACGCCAAATCGCTCACCCATCCGGTCCTTGAGTCGCGCAAACAGGGCATACAGAACCGGCACGACAATCAGCGTCAGCATGGTCGCAACCGCCAGGCCGAAAATCACCGCCACCGCCATCGGGCCCCACCACTGTGCCGACTCACCACCGATCACCCAGGAAAAACTTCCGAAATCGAAGCTCACGCCGACGGCCATCGGCAGCAATCCGAGAATGGTGGTCATCGCGGTGAGCGTGACCGGGCGGAAACGGACCAGCCCGGCCCGGACCAGCGACTCATGGAGCCCCATGCCGCTACGGCGCAGTTGATTAATATAATCAATCAGCACAATCGCATTATTCACAACCACTCCCGCCAACGAAATCACCCCTATTCCGGTCATGATAATGCCAAAGTTGGTCAGGGTCAGAACAAGCCCGAGAAAAACACCGGAAAGTGACAACACGACACTGGTCATGACAATAAAGGTCTGTGACACCGAGTTGAACTGGGTGATCAGAACCAGAACGATCAGGAACAGGGCCACCAGAAACGCCTTGCCGAGAAAAGCCATCGCTTTCTGCTGTTCTTCCTGCTCACCAGAATAATTAATGCGATAACCGGCAGGGATATCGAGATCGGCCAACAGAGTCTGAACTTCAGCCAGGACCTCGTTACTGTTACGGCCGGAGGTGTTCCCGGAAATTGTAACAACCCGTTTCTGGTCAATATGCCGGATCGAACCGAAGCCGGATCCGAGTTCGAGTTTGGCGACCGTGGTCAACGGGACCGGCGCGCCGGTATTGGTCGGAATCAGCAGGCTTTCAATATCCGAGATATTTTTCCGCCGACTTTCAGGAAGGCGCACGATGATATCGTACTCATCCTTTCCTTTACGGTAAACACCCATCTTGCTGCCGCTGATCGCCGCTTTAACCAACTGCGAGATATCGGCCGTCGAGAGTCCCAACAGGGTCGCTTTTTCCCGATCAACCAGCACCCGGATTTCCGGTTTGGCCCGCGAAAAGTCGTCTTTCAGATCAACCAAACCGGCAATCCCTTTGATCCGCTCACGCACGTTCGCGACCAGGCTCTCGAGGACAATAACCTGATCACCGCTGACCTCGATGCTGACCGGAGGTCCGGTCGGCGGTCCATTCTTTTCCTTTTCAACCTTGATCTCGGCACCGGAAAACCCGCCGAGGCCTTCGCGGACCCGCTGCAGAACCTTATCTGAAGACTCGTTACGGGCTTCGCGATCAACGAACTCCAGCGACACCTTGCCAATATGCGAAGGTTTGCCGTTTCCGGCGCCCGATTCACCACTCGGGGCCACGCCGACCTCGGCGATCACATACCTGGCATCCTGTTCCGTTGAAACGACCTTCTCGATCTGCCGCACGTAGCCGTCAGTGGTGTCGAGGCTGGTCCCCTCCGGTGCCTTGACTTCAACAAACGCCCGGTTCGGTTCGGTATCAGGGAACAGCTCGACCCCGAGCACTTTAGCGCCGACCATTCCGCCATAAACCGCCAGGACTAAGAATAAAAACAAGATTGAGAAACCTATGGTTGCACCTTGATGGGTCAAGGCCCAATCGAGTGATCTGCGGTACATCCTTACGACCCTGGTGCGCTCCACGTCGGGCTCGACTTCGTCTCTTTTGACCTTCATGAACACCGAGCAGACCGTCGGGTTGATCACCAGGGCTACGAACAGTGACGAGGTCAGGGTGATGATCAGGGTCATCGGCAGATACTTCATGAATTCGCCCATGATCCCGGGCCAGAATATCATCGGGAAAAACGCGCACAGGGTGGTGATGGTCGAACTTATAATCGGCCACCCGACTTCATGGGCTGCGGTTTTTGCGGCCTCTACCCGGCTTAAGCCCTCCTGCATGTGCCGATAGATATTTTCGACAATAACGATGGCGTTGTCGACCAGCATCCCCAAGGCGAGAATCAGGCTGAACAGCACAACCATATTAAGGGTCATACCAAGGGCCTGGATAATCACTAACGATATCAGCATCGAAAACGGGATGGCGAGAGCCACGAACAGCGAGTTGCGCAATCCGAGGAATAGAAAGAGAACTGACACGACCAGAATCAGGCCGGTCAGAATATTATTCTCCAGCTCGGAGACCATCCGCCGGATATCTTTCGACTGGTTCAGTGTCACCGAAAGCTCAATCCCTTCGGGGAGCATCGGCTTGGCATATTCAATCAGGGTAAAAATCCGGTCGGTCATCTCGATAATATTTTCGCCGGTCCGTTTTTTGACCGCCAGGCTCACACTCGGTTTACCATCAAGCCGAGCGTAACTGGTCGCGTCTTCAAAGGTAAACTCGGCCGTAGCAAGGTCCTTGTAATAAACAGGTTTGCCATCACGCACGACCATGACGAGGTTATCGATCTGCGCCGGATCGGTAAATTCGCCCGGAATCCGCAGCAGGTACTTGCCTTTCCCGATATCAATACTGCCGCCCGGAATATTGACATTCTCGCGGGCGACTGCGGCCACAACCTCGTTGAAGGAGATGCGGTACGCGGCAAGACGGTCGGGGTCAATCTCGACCCGGACCTGGTGCTCGCGGCCACCGGTCAGCACGACATCGAGCACGCCCGGGACTTCCTCGATATGTTCCTCGAGTTCCTCGGCCGTCCCCTTGAGCACGGTCTCGGGAACGTTGCCCGAAACCGCGACCATCATCACCGGAAACTCGGAAAGATTGACCTCCAGTATCTGCGGATCGTTCTCGAGATCATTCGGCAGGTCGCCCTTGGATTGATCGACCTTGTCGCGGACCCACTGGATGGCATCATCAATTTCGACATCAGGAATAAATTCAACGGTGATCATCGAGGAACCCTCGGCACTGACCGAGCGGATCTCTTCGACATTCTTCAGGCCGCGCAATTTACGTTCAATCGGGTTGGTGATCAGCGATTCGATATCACTCGACGAGACTCCTTCATAAGGAGTCACCACCAGAACGTAAGGGATCGTGATGTCGGGAGTTGATTCGCGGGGCAACACCATGTAGCTGTAGATACCGACGACGATGATTATCAGCATCAGGGCAAACACGGTGCTGCGCTGACGAATGGCGACATTGGAGATCAGCATATCAATCCCCCTTGACGATGACCGGCATGCCGTCACTCAGCAACTGATGCCCTTTGATGATCAGATTCTCACCAGCCTCAAGACCGCTCTGAACGACGACCTGATCTCTGACGACCCGCCCGATTT
This window contains:
- a CDS encoding cytochrome C, yielding MPAKIKSLTFIPLALAAISLAACVAAYKLPAEHPEELDATRPVCTDCHDASDGNINYARFTHTISWGDNHRLAAYQNEQVCAMCHQQSYCNDCHGVRVELKPSTRSPDEVLRQMPHRGDFLSRHRIEGRINPTSCFRCHGNPKTAQTCAPCHG
- a CDS encoding AcrB/AcrD/AcrF family protein produces the protein MLISNVAIRQRSTVFALMLIIIVVGIYSYMVLPRESTPDITIPYVLVVTPYEGVSSSDIESLITNPIERKLRGLKNVEEIRSVSAEGSSMITVEFIPDVEIDDAIQWVRDKVDQSKGDLPNDLENDPQILEVNLSEFPVMMVAVSGNVPETVLKGTAEELEEHIEEVPGVLDVVLTGGREHQVRVEIDPDRLAAYRISFNEVVAAVARENVNIPGGSIDIGKGKYLLRIPGEFTDPAQIDNLVMVVRDGKPVYYKDLATAEFTFEDATSYARLDGKPSVSLAVKKRTGENIIEMTDRIFTLIEYAKPMLPEGIELSVTLNQSKDIRRMVSELENNILTGLILVVSVLFLFLGLRNSLFVALAIPFSMLISLVIIQALGMTLNMVVLFSLILALGMLVDNAIVIVENIYRHMQEGLSRVEAAKTAAHEVGWPIISSTITTLCAFFPMIFWPGIMGEFMKYLPMTLIITLTSSLFVALVINPTVCSVFMKVKRDEVEPDVERTRVVRMYRRSLDWALTHQGATIGFSILFLFLVLAVYGGMVGAKVLGVELFPDTEPNRAFVEVKAPEGTSLDTTDGYVRQIEKVVSTEQDARYVIAEVGVAPSGESGAGNGKPSHIGKVSLEFVDREARNESSDKVLQRVREGLGGFSGAEIKVEKEKNGPPTGPPVSIEVSGDQVIVLESLVANVRERIKGIAGLVDLKDDFSRAKPEIRVLVDREKATLLGLSTADISQLVKAAISGSKMGVYRKGKDEYDIIVRLPESRRKNISDIESLLIPTNTGAPVPLTTVAKLELGSGFGSIRHIDQKRVVTISGNTSGRNSNEVLAEVQTLLADLDIPAGYRINYSGEQEEQQKAMAFLGKAFLVALFLIVLVLITQFNSVSQTFIVMTSVVLSLSGVFLGLVLTLTNFGIIMTGIGVISLAGVVVNNAIVLIDYINQLRRSGMGLHESLVRAGLVRFRPVTLTAMTTILGLLPMAVGVSFDFGSFSWVIGGESAQWWGPMAVAVIFGLAVATMLTLIVVPVLYALFARLKDRMGERFGVNTQV